The following are encoded together in the Brassica napus cultivar Da-Ae chromosome A9, Da-Ae, whole genome shotgun sequence genome:
- the BNAA09G51220D gene encoding uncharacterized protein BNAA09G51220D, which translates to MGETKKKSRSITRQRAWSLVRMALLWGRKGGIFKKWHMFELRNLFSKHLKALAHHSNSFDNGRYLGEKQLSFDDTPVFNVKMHRPASMRFLLPCIAPSVDFDYDFELDGQDDTEYVKSYGYYNGSCNEKCDRASQDDHENEEEKGVDARADEFIANFYEQMKLQRQISCLKYKEHNEVV; encoded by the coding sequence ATGGgggaaacaaaaaagaaaagcagATCAATCACAAGACAAAGAGCTTGGAGTCTTGTAAGAATGGCTCTTCTATGGGGAAGAAAAGGTGGCATCTTCAAGAAGTGGCACATGTTCGAGCTACGTAACTTGTTCTCCAAGCATCTCAAAGCCCTAGCTCATCATTCTAACAGCTTTGACAACGGCCGTTATCTCGGTGAGAAACAGCTCTCTTTCGACGACACCCCGGTTTTTAACGTGAAGATGCATCGTCCTGCTTCCATGAGGTTCCTCTTGCCTTGCATTGCTCCTTCCGTTGACTTTGATTACGACTTTGAATTGGACGGTCAAGATGATACCGAATATGTTAAATCATACGGCTACTACAATGGTTCGTGCAATGAGAAATGTGATCGTGCGTCTCAGGATGATCATGAAAACGAAGAGGAGAAAGGGGTGGATGCGAGAGCAGATGAGTTTATTGCTAATTTCTATGAACAGATGAAGTTGCAGAGGCAAATCTCTTGTTTGAAATACAAAGAACACAATGAAGTCGTATGA
- the BNAA09G51230D gene encoding phospholipase A1 PLIP2, chloroplastic — protein MDSLCLNTSLHGVIPAIKAVGSGVSGCGGGVVEVRATAAAPSRKRGSFGFSFKLPLTPFWSRGGGIASRRRSSSGLALDDAVLVDSGDSRTPIAEETPAVEMETGRRNGSWVLKILDVQSLWRDGEVQEEEDDDEDEEEEEEEDGERNDAVSPEEDGGCDVCYEENKFKLDRDSFSKLLKRVSLPESKLYAQMSYLGNLAYSISKIKPANLSKYYGLKFVTSSAEKTELALKGEVSDETKPKVEEEEVESNKGRKISASAAYEMVASAASYLHSRTNNILPFTSSSKNDENSSSEVPSCLTDSVTSVVAAQENVKQAVADDLKSTISSPCDWFICDDDQTQTRFVVIQGSESLASWQANLLFEPIEFEELGVIVHRGIYEAAKGMYEQMLPEVKAHLKAHKNRANFRFTGHSLGGSLSLLLNLMLLVRGEVPASSLLPVITFGAPFVLCGGDNLLKKLGLPKSHVQAVTMHRDIVPRAFSCNYPYHVAELLKAVNGNFRSHPCLNKQSVLYSPMGELLILQPDESFSPGHELLPPGNGLYLLEDAEEEERLRAAQTVFLNTPHPLDILGDRAAYGSSGTIQRDHDMNSYLKAVRSVIRKEVSQIRREKREHRRSLWWPILVARESSGSSGRQINGQDFSGMMKTGRKSLQRFSRLVASQHMPLIVVLLVPVKLMFLGAFNVFGFR, from the exons atggaTAGTTTGTGTTTGAATACAAGCTTACACGGCGTAATTCCAGCGATCAAAGCGGTTGGAAGCGGCGTAAGCGGTTGTGGCGGAGGAGTTGTTGAAGTTAGAGCAACCGCAGCGGCGCCATCGCGAAAAAGAGGATCTTTTGGGTTCTCTTTCAAGCTCCCATTGACGCCGTTTTGGTCTCGCGGCGGTGGAATTGCGTCGAGGAGACGTAGTAGCAGCGGATTGGCTTTGGACGACGCCGTTTTGGTGGATTCTGGCGATTCGAGAACGCCAATCGCGGAGGAAACGCCGGCGGTGGAAATGGAGACGGGGAGGAGAAATGGGAGCTGGGTTTTGAAGATATTGGATGTGCAATCTTTGTGGAGAGACGGAGaggtacaagaagaagaagacgatgatgaagatgaagaagaagaggaagaggaggatgGGGAGCGAAACGACGCCGTATCAcctgaagaagatggtggatGCGATGTATGTTacgaagaaaacaaatttaagCTGGACAGAGACTCCTTCTCTAAATTGCTGAAAAGGGTTTCATTACCTGAATCAAAACTCTATGCTCAAATGTCTTATCTGGGAAACTTGGCTTATTCCATTTCTAAAATAAAG CCTGCGAATCTTTCCAAATATTACGGCCTTAAGTTCGTAACTTCATCAGCCGAGAAAACAGAGTTAGCCTTAAAAGGTGAAGTTTCAGATGAGACCAAACCAaaggtggaagaagaagaagttgaaagCAACAAAGGTCGAAAGATCAGTGCTTCCGCCGCATATGAGATGGTTGCATCAGCTGCTTCTTACCTCCACTCTCGTACCAACAACATTCTTCCTTTCACTTCCTCCTCCAAAAACGATGAGAATTCATCATCAGAGGTTCCTTCTTGTTTAACCGACTCTGTTACTTCCGTTGTTGCTGCCCAAGAAAATGTCAAACAAGCTGTTGCTGACGACCTGAAATCAACAATCTCTTCCCCTTGCGATTGGTTTATATGCGATGATGATCAAACCCAAACCAGATTCGTTGTCATTCAA GGATCTGAATCCCTAGCTTCGTGGCAAGCGAACCTCCTCTTCGAACCAATCGAATTCGAGGAGCTCGGTGTGATCGTCCACAGAGGAATATACGAAGCAGCTAAAGGAATGTACGAACAAATGCTACCTGAAGTCAAAGCCCACTTAAAAGCCCATAAAAACAGAGCTAACTTCCGTTTCACCGGACACTCACTAGGCGGAAGCTTATCCTTACTCCTAAACCTCATGCTACTCGTCCGAGGCGAAGTGCCCGCTTCTTCTCTACTCCCTGTTATAACATTCGGCGCTCCTTTCGTGCTATGCGGAGGAGATAATCTTCTCAAAAAGCTAGGCTTGCCTAAAAGCCATGTCCAAGCTGTAACAATGCACCGTGACATCGTCCCTAGAGCGTTCTCTTGTAACTACCCTTACCACGTGGCGGAGCTTCTCAAGGCTGTTAACGGCAACTTCCGTAGCCATCCTTGTCTCAACAAGCAGAGTGTGTTGTATTCTCCCATGGGAGAGCTTCTCATCCTTCAGCCTGATGAGTCCTTCTCCCCCGGACACGAGCTTCTTCCTCCGGGAAACGGTTTGTACCTTCTTGAAGAtgcggaggaggaagagaggtTGAGAGCAGCGCAGACGGTGTTCTTGAACACGCCGCATCCGCTCGACATTCTCGGCGACAGGGCGGCGTACGGGTCGAGCGGGACCATACAGAGGGACCACGACATGAACTCATATCTGAAAGCGGTTAGGAGTGTGATAAGGAAAGAAGTGAGTCAGATAAGGAGGGAGAAGAGGGAGCATCGCCGGAGTCTCTGGTGGCCTATACTGGTGGCTAGAGAAAGCAGCGGGAGCTCGGGGAGACAAATCAACGGTCAGGATTTCTCGGGGATGATGAAGACAGGGAGGAAGTCGTTGCAGAGGTTTAGCCGCCTTGTGGCGTCTCAGCATATGCCTTTGATCGTTGTTCTGTTGGTTCCGGTTAAGTTGATGTTCCTTGGAGCTTTCAACGTCTTTGGGTTCCGTTGA